The following proteins are encoded in a genomic region of Desulfosporosinus youngiae DSM 17734:
- the spoIID gene encoding stage II sporulation protein D — translation MKKDWLWLIVLSLCIVFVIPWSVMRWQKEKVNTDELQIRVLMPNGNVEKLPLEDYLMGVVAAEMPAAFEVEALKAQAIASRTYAAKRMAQKNHSEVGYDVDTTVQTQAWLSDAQMRKNWGWVNYWRYHSKIQKAVQETRGMVIVFNGDYIEAFYHSSSGRKPTERSEEVWSSSRPYLQNVSSEEENVQRYVKKISYTPQELYKKLGLKESPRALTAKDFQVLARTSAGRAKSVQVLGKVYTAPQLRTLLGLTSTDIEWDITPERLTLTMYGNGHGVGMSQWGANDLAKKNSKVEEILAHFYPGTKLIAIENM, via the coding sequence ATGAAAAAAGATTGGCTATGGCTTATTGTATTATCACTCTGCATTGTATTTGTGATTCCATGGAGTGTTATGCGTTGGCAAAAGGAAAAGGTTAATACGGATGAGCTTCAAATTAGAGTATTGATGCCTAACGGAAACGTAGAAAAGCTACCCCTTGAAGACTATCTGATGGGGGTCGTGGCGGCAGAAATGCCCGCAGCGTTTGAAGTTGAAGCCTTAAAGGCTCAGGCGATTGCATCCCGGACCTATGCAGCAAAACGAATGGCTCAAAAGAATCATTCAGAGGTAGGGTATGATGTAGATACAACGGTGCAGACACAAGCGTGGTTATCAGATGCACAAATGAGGAAAAACTGGGGATGGGTTAATTACTGGAGATATCACAGCAAAATCCAAAAAGCAGTCCAAGAAACACGAGGGATGGTCATAGTATTCAATGGAGATTATATCGAGGCGTTCTATCATAGCAGCAGCGGAAGAAAACCGACTGAACGATCAGAAGAAGTATGGAGTTCATCCCGGCCATATTTGCAAAATGTAAGTTCGGAAGAAGAAAATGTTCAGCGGTATGTTAAAAAGATTTCCTATACTCCTCAAGAACTATATAAGAAGCTGGGGCTTAAAGAGTCACCAAGGGCCTTAACTGCAAAGGATTTTCAAGTACTGGCACGGACTTCGGCCGGGAGAGCCAAAAGCGTACAAGTATTGGGGAAGGTGTATACAGCACCCCAGCTCCGAACATTATTAGGGCTTACCTCAACAGATATTGAATGGGATATTACCCCCGAACGCCTGACATTAACAATGTATGGCAACGGACATGGGGTCGGAATGTCACAATGGGGAGCTAATGACCTGGCAAAAAAGAATAGCAAAGTGGAAGAAATCTTAGCCCACTTTTATCCGGGCACAAAGCTTATAGCTATAGAGAATATGTAA
- the murA gene encoding UDP-N-acetylglucosamine 1-carboxyvinyltransferase, whose product MSKLTVTGGRPLEGTITVSGAKNAVLPIIAASLLCKEPVRLDDAPDLLDVNVMNRVISALGATVERNGSTLNIHAREIECIEAPYNLVSQMRASIVTMGPLLARKGHVRISHPGGCAIGSRPINWHLKGLEALGAEVKMDHGFLDVSTKGLKGARIYLDYPSVGATENIMMAASMAQGTTLIENAAQEPEIVDLATFLNEMGGKVRGAGTSIIYIEGVPEFHGTTHTVIPDRIEAGSYLLLAAATGGDVTVQNVIADHLKPLIAKMEEAGIRMMEQDDGIRIIGDGIYNAVDIKTQVHPGFPTDLQAPFMAFLTRAKGTGLITETVFENRFMHVDELKRMGADIKIEGRSAIVQGIQRLNAAPVTATDLRAGAALILAALTSEGTTTIRGIHHIDRGYEMVEEKLSRLGANIIREEEEVS is encoded by the coding sequence TTGAGTAAGCTTACAGTTACAGGCGGTAGACCACTGGAAGGGACAATTACAGTAAGCGGGGCAAAGAATGCTGTTCTTCCGATTATTGCAGCAAGTTTGCTATGTAAAGAGCCAGTACGGCTAGATGACGCTCCGGACTTGTTAGATGTAAATGTAATGAATCGGGTTATTTCAGCGTTGGGAGCAACTGTGGAGCGCAATGGCTCAACCCTGAACATTCATGCCCGTGAAATAGAATGTATTGAGGCTCCGTATAATCTTGTTTCTCAGATGAGAGCATCGATCGTCACTATGGGGCCGCTTCTAGCCCGAAAAGGACACGTTAGGATTTCTCATCCCGGAGGATGTGCTATCGGATCGAGGCCTATCAATTGGCATCTCAAAGGCTTAGAAGCCTTAGGTGCAGAAGTCAAAATGGATCATGGTTTTTTAGATGTATCGACGAAAGGTTTAAAAGGTGCACGCATTTACTTAGACTATCCAAGCGTTGGAGCTACAGAAAATATTATGATGGCTGCCTCAATGGCTCAAGGGACAACTCTTATAGAAAATGCGGCTCAAGAACCGGAAATTGTCGATCTGGCAACCTTTCTGAACGAGATGGGCGGTAAGGTGCGCGGAGCAGGGACCAGTATTATTTATATTGAAGGAGTTCCTGAATTTCACGGTACGACTCATACAGTGATTCCTGATCGTATAGAGGCTGGAAGCTATTTGCTTTTAGCGGCGGCAACCGGCGGGGATGTCACAGTACAGAATGTCATTGCCGACCATTTAAAGCCTTTGATTGCCAAAATGGAAGAAGCAGGAATCCGCATGATGGAACAAGACGATGGGATTCGGATCATTGGGGACGGCATCTATAATGCGGTGGATATCAAAACTCAAGTTCACCCTGGATTCCCGACGGATTTACAAGCACCCTTTATGGCGTTTTTGACCAGAGCAAAGGGTACGGGCTTGATTACAGAGACCGTCTTTGAAAATCGCTTTATGCATGTTGATGAGTTAAAACGCATGGGCGCGGATATTAAGATTGAAGGACGAAGTGCCATTGTTCAAGGAATACAACGTTTAAACGCTGCGCCGGTAACCGCAACAGATTTACGGGCCGGAGCAGCTTTAATCCTGGCAGCCTTGACGTCTGAAGGTACAACAACCATTCGGGGGATTCATCACATTGATCGGGGTTATGAAATGGTAGAAGAAAAACTATCCCGATTGGGCGCTAATATCATTCGCGAGGAAGAGGAAGTTTCATAG
- a CDS encoding F0F1 ATP synthase subunit epsilon has translation MAGTFSLRIVSPGGNLLNEDVEFVVFPGAMGELGVLPNHAPLIAGLDIGVIRYTLKGTVKHAAIAGGFVEVVDNSAIVLADTAELGEGIDLKRAMEAKERALKRLSARTNEIDVRRAEYALRRAVARISASGDKRIS, from the coding sequence ATGGCGGGAACATTCTCTCTACGCATTGTCTCCCCAGGGGGGAACTTATTAAATGAAGATGTTGAGTTTGTTGTTTTCCCCGGCGCAATGGGTGAGTTAGGTGTATTGCCAAACCACGCGCCTTTAATTGCAGGCTTGGATATAGGCGTTATACGTTACACCCTCAAAGGTACGGTTAAACATGCTGCTATAGCCGGAGGTTTTGTCGAAGTTGTTGATAATTCGGCTATTGTCCTGGCAGACACCGCGGAGCTTGGCGAAGGAATCGATCTTAAACGTGCCATGGAAGCAAAAGAACGTGCCTTGAAACGCTTATCCGCTCGTACCAATGAAATTGATGTGCGGCGCGCTGAATATGCCTTGCGACGAGCTGTAGCACGGATCAGTGCTTCAGGTGATAAACGAATAAGCTGA
- the atpD gene encoding F0F1 ATP synthase subunit beta, protein MKNGKVLQVLGPVVDVIFEPDELPEIYTAIKVKVPEQKINLTLEVAQHLGNDTVRCVAMSSTDGLQRGIEAINTGAPITVPVGPATLGRMVSVLGEQIDGVGEINSDHTYPIHRPAPAFADQEPSTRILETGIKVIDLLAPYSKGGKIGLFGGAGVGKTVLIMELINNIAKQHGGISVFAGVGERTREGNDLYHEMKESGVIDKTAMVFGQMNEPPGARLRVGLTGLTMAEYFRDEQGQDVLLFIDNIFRFTQAGSEVSALLGRMPSAVGYQPTLATEMGQLQERITSTRNGSITSVQAIYVPADDLTDPAPATAFAHLDAKTVLSRAIAEIGIYPAVDPLDSTSRILSPLVLGEEHYAVARQVQQILQKYKELQDIIAILGMDELSEEEKLIVARARKIQRFLSQPFFVAENFTGSPGKYVPLKDTIRGFKEIADGKYDHISEAAFLMVGPIEEVVEKAKKMEA, encoded by the coding sequence GTGAAAAACGGCAAGGTTTTGCAAGTCTTGGGACCGGTAGTTGACGTTATTTTTGAGCCCGATGAACTGCCGGAAATATATACTGCCATTAAGGTCAAGGTTCCCGAGCAAAAAATTAATTTAACCTTAGAAGTAGCTCAGCATCTCGGGAACGATACAGTACGCTGTGTTGCAATGTCCTCGACTGATGGTTTGCAAAGGGGCATTGAGGCAATAAACACTGGTGCACCAATTACAGTTCCTGTCGGTCCGGCAACATTGGGCCGTATGGTTAGTGTTTTAGGTGAGCAAATCGATGGCGTTGGGGAGATTAACTCTGATCATACTTACCCGATTCATCGCCCGGCTCCGGCCTTTGCAGATCAAGAGCCATCTACCCGTATTTTGGAGACCGGCATTAAGGTCATCGACTTATTGGCACCCTATTCAAAGGGCGGAAAGATTGGACTCTTCGGCGGTGCCGGTGTTGGTAAGACTGTCTTAATTATGGAACTTATTAACAATATTGCTAAGCAACACGGTGGTATCTCCGTATTCGCCGGTGTTGGAGAGCGGACTCGTGAAGGAAATGACCTTTATCATGAAATGAAAGAGTCTGGCGTTATTGATAAGACTGCTATGGTGTTCGGTCAAATGAACGAACCCCCTGGAGCTCGTCTCCGTGTAGGTCTGACAGGCTTAACAATGGCAGAGTATTTCCGTGATGAACAAGGTCAGGACGTGTTGCTCTTTATTGACAACATCTTCCGCTTCACCCAAGCCGGATCTGAGGTTTCGGCTTTGCTTGGCCGGATGCCTTCGGCCGTTGGTTATCAGCCGACACTGGCCACAGAAATGGGTCAATTGCAAGAGCGGATCACCTCCACTCGCAACGGATCTATTACATCGGTACAAGCTATTTACGTGCCTGCTGACGACCTGACTGACCCAGCTCCGGCAACAGCATTTGCCCACTTGGATGCCAAAACAGTTTTGTCCCGGGCTATTGCTGAAATCGGGATTTATCCAGCTGTGGACCCCTTGGACTCCACGTCACGGATTCTTTCACCTTTAGTACTGGGTGAAGAGCATTATGCAGTTGCCCGGCAAGTTCAGCAAATTCTGCAAAAATACAAAGAGCTCCAGGATATCATCGCAATTCTGGGTATGGATGAGCTCTCTGAAGAAGAAAAACTCATTGTGGCCCGGGCCCGTAAGATCCAGCGTTTCTTGTCACAACCATTCTTTGTTGCAGAAAACTTTACGGGTTCACCTGGAAAGTATGTGCCCTTGAAAGACACAATTCGTGGCTTTAAAGAAATTGCGGATGGGAAATACGATCACATTTCAGAGGCAGCCTTCCTGATGGTAGGCCCGATTGAAGAGGTCGTAGAAAAAGCCAAGAAAATGGAGGCGTAA
- the atpG gene encoding ATP synthase F1 subunit gamma: MAGVRDIRRRIRGVRNMQQITKAMKMVSAAKLRKAQQKLSAARPYANQLQGVLERLAQAPGDTVHPLLVKRPVQKVVYVLITSDRGLCGGYNANLIRMTSGLIAETPQEVKLVAVGRRGRDFFRRGKIEFLAEFVALGDEPSYNQAKEIAQEVVRLYEQGDADEVYLMYTEFVSAITQRPTRVKLLPIEKPEGKQGKQYIFEPSPDEILASLLPKYVETQIFRSILEGKASEQGARMTAMSSATDNAKDVIERLSLAMNRARQAAITKEISEIVGGAAALE; this comes from the coding sequence GTGGCAGGAGTACGCGATATTCGTCGTCGGATCCGCGGTGTACGCAATATGCAGCAGATCACCAAGGCGATGAAAATGGTTTCCGCAGCCAAACTCAGAAAAGCCCAACAAAAACTTAGCGCTGCCCGTCCATATGCCAACCAATTACAAGGGGTTCTGGAACGTCTGGCACAAGCTCCCGGAGATACAGTTCATCCGCTTTTAGTCAAGCGGCCTGTGCAAAAGGTAGTTTATGTGTTGATTACGTCAGACCGTGGTCTTTGCGGAGGATATAATGCGAACCTGATTCGCATGACCTCCGGTTTGATTGCCGAAACACCGCAAGAAGTTAAGTTGGTGGCGGTAGGCCGCAGAGGTCGGGATTTCTTCCGACGCGGTAAAATCGAGTTTTTGGCTGAGTTTGTAGCGCTTGGAGATGAACCAAGTTATAATCAAGCGAAAGAAATAGCCCAGGAAGTAGTGCGACTCTATGAGCAAGGGGATGCTGATGAGGTCTATCTCATGTATACAGAGTTCGTAAGCGCCATTACTCAGAGACCTACACGAGTCAAATTACTTCCGATTGAAAAACCTGAAGGCAAACAAGGTAAACAGTATATTTTTGAGCCGTCTCCAGATGAGATCCTGGCAAGCTTGTTACCGAAGTATGTGGAAACGCAGATCTTCCGATCAATCCTTGAAGGAAAAGCAAGCGAACAAGGGGCTAGGATGACGGCCATGAGTTCGGCAACAGATAATGCCAAGGACGTGATTGAACGATTGTCGCTGGCCATGAACAGGGCCCGGCAGGCGGCGATTACTAAGGAAATATCTGAAATTGTCGGTGGAGCAGCTGCTTTAGAATAA
- the atpA gene encoding F0F1 ATP synthase subunit alpha: MNLRPEEISSIIKQQIERYDSAVDIVDVGTVIQVGDGIARVYGLEKAMAGELLEFPGNIYGMAMNLEEDNIGCVILGPFTGIKEGDQVKRTGRIVEVPVGEALIGRVVNALGQPIDGKGEIVTDKYRPIESPASGVIARKSVHQPVQTGLKSIDAMVPIGRGQRELIIGDRETGKTAVAIDTIINQKGQDMICIYVAVGQKASTVASVVQKLEEHDAMKYTIVVASTASESAPMVYIAPYSGAAMGEEFMYNGRDVLIVYDDLSKQAVAYRELSLLLKRPPGREAYPGDVFYLHSRLLERAAKLSDDLGGGSMTALPIIETQAGDVSAYIPTNVISITDGQIFLESDLFYSGFRPAINVGLSVSRVGGSAQIKAMKQVAGQLRLDLASYRELAAFAQFGSDLDKVTQMRLNRGKRTMEILKQNQYATMPVEEEVVVIYAAVKGFTDDIDVEKIGKFEQEYLRFMRSVKADLLTKIRTEKALSNEMIADLEKAINEFKQGFVA; this comes from the coding sequence ATGAACTTGCGTCCAGAAGAAATAAGTTCCATTATTAAACAGCAAATCGAACGTTACGATAGTGCTGTTGATATCGTAGATGTCGGGACAGTTATCCAGGTTGGAGACGGAATTGCCCGTGTTTATGGACTTGAAAAGGCCATGGCAGGCGAACTTCTAGAGTTTCCCGGAAACATTTACGGCATGGCCATGAACCTTGAAGAAGACAATATTGGTTGCGTTATTCTTGGACCCTTTACGGGGATTAAAGAGGGCGATCAGGTTAAGAGAACAGGGCGGATCGTGGAGGTCCCGGTCGGCGAGGCTTTGATTGGCCGGGTCGTAAATGCTCTTGGTCAGCCCATTGATGGCAAAGGGGAGATTGTGACGGACAAGTATCGTCCGATTGAATCCCCGGCATCCGGTGTTATTGCGCGGAAATCCGTGCACCAACCGGTGCAGACCGGTCTCAAATCCATTGATGCTATGGTTCCCATTGGTCGTGGTCAGCGGGAGTTAATTATCGGTGACCGGGAAACAGGTAAAACCGCTGTAGCCATTGATACGATTATTAACCAAAAAGGCCAGGATATGATTTGTATTTACGTAGCTGTCGGACAAAAGGCCTCGACAGTTGCCAGCGTGGTTCAGAAGCTGGAAGAACACGATGCTATGAAATACACCATTGTTGTAGCTTCTACCGCCTCCGAATCGGCGCCAATGGTCTATATAGCACCTTATTCCGGTGCTGCTATGGGTGAAGAATTCATGTATAACGGCAGGGATGTTCTGATTGTTTATGATGACCTTTCTAAACAAGCGGTCGCCTACCGTGAACTTTCACTGCTTCTCAAACGCCCGCCAGGACGTGAAGCATACCCTGGAGACGTTTTCTACCTCCACTCCCGTCTCTTGGAGCGGGCCGCCAAGCTTTCTGATGATCTCGGCGGAGGTTCAATGACAGCACTCCCGATTATTGAGACCCAGGCGGGTGACGTGTCGGCCTATATTCCTACGAACGTTATTTCCATTACAGACGGTCAGATCTTTTTGGAATCAGACCTCTTTTACTCCGGCTTCCGGCCGGCCATCAACGTTGGTCTTTCCGTTTCCCGGGTAGGTGGAAGCGCGCAAATTAAAGCTATGAAACAGGTTGCCGGTCAGCTTCGTCTGGACCTCGCCAGCTATCGTGAATTAGCTGCATTTGCTCAATTTGGTTCCGACTTGGATAAAGTTACCCAGATGCGTCTCAACCGTGGAAAACGGACGATGGAAATTCTCAAACAAAATCAATATGCAACAATGCCCGTTGAGGAAGAAGTTGTCGTTATTTACGCGGCAGTTAAAGGGTTTACTGATGATATTGACGTTGAGAAAATCGGGAAATTTGAACAAGAATACCTGCGCTTCATGCGCTCCGTGAAGGCTGACCTGTTAACTAAAATCCGCACCGAGAAGGCGCTTTCCAATGAAATGATCGCCGATCTTGAGAAAGCAATTAATGAGTTTAAGCAGGGGTTTGTAGCCTAG
- the atpH gene encoding ATP synthase F1 subunit delta, with amino-acid sequence MINGSLARRYSQALFEIASETGLDQIDADLRDLTKMVEENGEVKDTLLHPHISLNDKKSVMAKLMGESFGDITRRFLYLLIDRRRAYLLPFIQREFTRLADEARQVVEAKVTSAIDLSSAQLDDLKKAIVRMTGKEVRIVSEVRAELIGGVLIQIGDRVIDGTVAHALEQMRKTLRKNSDKPQEVGVK; translated from the coding sequence ATGATAAATGGATCACTTGCGCGTAGGTACTCCCAAGCCTTGTTTGAAATTGCCTCTGAAACAGGCCTAGATCAAATTGATGCCGATTTACGTGACCTTACAAAGATGGTTGAGGAAAATGGAGAGGTTAAAGACACCCTGTTACATCCTCACATCTCCTTGAATGATAAAAAGTCCGTCATGGCTAAGTTGATGGGAGAAAGTTTTGGGGATATAACAAGACGTTTTCTTTATCTTTTGATTGACCGCAGAAGAGCTTATCTTTTGCCATTCATCCAACGTGAGTTTACAAGATTGGCTGATGAGGCACGTCAAGTTGTGGAAGCAAAAGTGACAAGCGCCATTGACCTAAGTTCCGCCCAACTTGATGATCTGAAAAAAGCGATTGTACGTATGACGGGGAAAGAGGTTCGTATTGTCAGCGAAGTTCGGGCTGAGCTTATCGGTGGGGTGCTGATTCAGATCGGAGATCGCGTAATCGATGGAACCGTTGCCCATGCTCTAGAACAAATGCGTAAGACTTTACGTAAAAACTCAGATAAACCTCAGGAAGTAGGGGTGAAATAA
- the atpF gene encoding F0F1 ATP synthase subunit B yields the protein MGGNPIQFDYTVVATVLSFLLLVWLLSKYAWGPLMKMMEERRTNIENMLSQAENERKQADQIKREYQEEMRKARQEAQEVIAKATKVSEARSAEILTAAQEEAEKIKKSALVDIERERDRAIADVKSQVADLSVLVAEKIIRQKLDMKNQGKLVEQFIQEVGEMQ from the coding sequence TTGGGTGGGAATCCTATTCAATTTGATTATACGGTAGTCGCTACGGTCTTATCTTTCCTGTTGCTCGTTTGGTTGCTTAGTAAATATGCCTGGGGTCCGTTGATGAAAATGATGGAAGAACGGCGGACTAATATTGAGAATATGCTTAGTCAGGCAGAAAACGAGCGGAAACAGGCAGATCAAATAAAACGCGAATACCAGGAAGAAATGCGTAAAGCTCGCCAGGAAGCCCAAGAAGTAATCGCTAAGGCTACTAAGGTAAGCGAAGCTCGTTCGGCTGAGATTTTAACTGCGGCTCAGGAAGAAGCAGAGAAGATCAAAAAATCTGCCCTTGTGGATATTGAACGTGAACGAGATCGGGCCATTGCCGACGTTAAGTCACAAGTAGCGGATCTCTCAGTTTTAGTGGCTGAGAAAATTATTCGTCAAAAACTTGATATGAAGAATCAAGGGAAACTTGTAGAGCAGTTTATTCAAGAGGTAGGGGAAATGCAATGA
- the atpE gene encoding F0F1 ATP synthase subunit C: protein MDVSAAAALGAGIAAGLAALGASIGNGNVISKTVEGIGRQPEAKATLQATMFIGVGLIEALPLLSWVLALLLMFTK, encoded by the coding sequence ATGGACGTGTCTGCTGCTGCTGCACTTGGTGCAGGAATTGCTGCTGGCTTGGCAGCTCTTGGGGCATCAATCGGTAATGGTAATGTTATTAGTAAAACGGTGGAGGGCATTGGTCGTCAACCGGAAGCTAAAGCCACATTACAAGCTACCATGTTTATTGGTGTCGGTTTGATCGAGGCTTTGCCACTCCTTAGCTGGGTACTTGCCCTGCTGCTCATGTTTACAAAGTAA
- the atpB gene encoding F0F1 ATP synthase subunit A has translation MHETVLWHWGSMTFHGKTLIMTWISMAAVMIFVFAGVRNLTSGKPGKMQNVLEWIIDFVRGIINDNMEYEKGRPLLSYLVTLFMFVFFSNMLGLIPNFTFNLLHDVHFAQLGHIFETPGMMSPTADINTTFSLALLTIILVVSLGIKHKGAHYFHHFIEPNPVFVIIHAIDLLAKPMTLAFRLFGNIFAGEILLGVILMLPGIWVLPGILPTTIWLAFSIFIGAIQSYVFVVLTTAYVSQAVTSDAH, from the coding sequence GTGCATGAAACAGTATTGTGGCATTGGGGGAGTATGACATTTCATGGTAAAACCTTAATCATGACCTGGATTTCAATGGCTGCCGTTATGATTTTCGTTTTCGCGGGGGTACGCAATTTAACCAGTGGCAAACCTGGTAAAATGCAGAACGTTTTAGAGTGGATCATAGATTTCGTTCGTGGGATCATCAATGATAATATGGAATATGAAAAGGGACGTCCATTGCTGAGCTATTTGGTGACGTTGTTCATGTTTGTTTTCTTTTCCAATATGCTTGGCCTTATTCCAAACTTCACGTTTAATCTATTGCATGATGTTCATTTTGCCCAGTTAGGTCATATTTTCGAGACACCGGGCATGATGTCACCGACCGCAGATATTAACACAACATTTTCCTTAGCCCTGTTAACCATTATTTTGGTTGTCTCTTTAGGTATCAAACATAAAGGAGCCCATTATTTCCATCACTTTATTGAGCCGAATCCAGTGTTCGTGATCATTCACGCCATCGACTTGCTCGCCAAACCAATGACACTCGCCTTTCGTCTATTCGGTAACATCTTTGCGGGTGAAATTTTATTAGGGGTTATCTTAATGCTGCCCGGCATCTGGGTTTTGCCGGGGATTTTGCCGACGACTATTTGGCTGGCGTTCAGTATTTTCATCGGAGCAATTCAATCATACGTGTTTGTGGTTTTGACGACAGCTTATGTTTCTCAAGCTGTTACCTCAGACGCTCATTAA
- a CDS encoding AtpZ/AtpI family protein — MAGERKSWQKAFVVGTSISSTLAIVVGGGFYLGRYLDGLWKTEPLFTIGLMLAGLGLGGSYLVITLKKFGASDDKK, encoded by the coding sequence ATGGCTGGGGAACGAAAGTCATGGCAAAAAGCCTTTGTAGTCGGAACGAGTATATCGTCAACTCTGGCAATTGTCGTCGGGGGAGGATTCTACTTAGGCAGATATCTTGATGGACTCTGGAAAACAGAACCCTTGTTCACCATAGGTTTAATGTTGGCAGGACTAGGACTTGGAGGGAGCTACTTAGTGATCACGTTAAAGAAGTTTGGAGCATCCGATGATAAGAAGTAG
- the wecB gene encoding non-hydrolyzing UDP-N-acetylglucosamine 2-epimerase: MIKRKKVMIVFGTRPEAIKMAPVIQALRQKESILCQVIVTAQHREMLDQVLQLFKIDPDFDLNLMKQGQTLTEITTRALSGLHDIFQRERPDLVLVHGDTTTTFAAALAAFYAQIAVGHVEAGLRTGNKYSPYPEEMNRKLASALTDFHFAPTETAKRNLEQEGVPPERIIVTGNTVIDALLATVNPEFSFAGSELQTIFEQRERFRMILVTTHRRENLGEPMRQIYQALKSTLETYPDTYIIFPVHKNPNVRKVVTEVLGSHPRVHLIEPLEYEPFVNLMARAHLILTDSGGIQEEAPSLGKPVLVVRDTTERPEAVAAGTVSLVGTEYERVFSELQNLLGDEKAYQKMTMASNPYGDGSAALRITEIIDEN; the protein is encoded by the coding sequence GTGATTAAGCGCAAAAAAGTGATGATCGTGTTTGGAACACGTCCGGAGGCAATAAAAATGGCGCCTGTGATCCAAGCACTGCGACAGAAAGAGTCAATCCTCTGTCAAGTTATCGTAACAGCTCAGCATCGTGAGATGTTGGATCAGGTTCTGCAGTTATTCAAGATCGATCCTGATTTTGATCTAAACCTTATGAAGCAGGGGCAAACGTTAACGGAAATCACAACCCGGGCCTTAAGCGGGCTGCATGATATCTTCCAACGTGAACGGCCTGATTTGGTTTTAGTACATGGAGACACAACCACCACATTTGCAGCGGCACTGGCAGCTTTTTATGCGCAAATAGCGGTGGGCCATGTTGAAGCCGGACTAAGAACCGGCAATAAGTATTCTCCTTATCCGGAAGAGATGAATCGAAAACTGGCGAGTGCTCTGACGGATTTTCATTTTGCCCCAACGGAAACAGCCAAAAGGAATCTTGAGCAGGAAGGGGTTCCGCCGGAACGGATTATTGTTACGGGTAATACGGTGATTGATGCCTTGCTCGCTACAGTAAACCCGGAGTTTAGTTTTGCCGGCAGTGAACTTCAGACGATCTTTGAACAGCGGGAGAGGTTCCGGATGATTCTTGTCACGACCCATCGCAGGGAGAATCTCGGTGAGCCGATGCGTCAGATTTATCAGGCCTTAAAAAGCACTCTTGAGACCTATCCGGATACCTATATAATTTTTCCCGTCCATAAAAACCCCAACGTTCGGAAAGTGGTCACAGAGGTTCTCGGGTCCCACCCAAGGGTCCATCTTATAGAACCCTTAGAGTATGAGCCCTTTGTCAATCTTATGGCGCGGGCACATTTGATTTTGACCGACTCCGGGGGGATTCAGGAAGAAGCTCCATCCTTAGGCAAACCGGTACTGGTTGTCCGGGATACCACGGAACGTCCTGAAGCGGTGGCGGCAGGTACTGTATCACTTGTGGGGACAGAGTATGAACGGGTATTTTCGGAACTGCAGAATTTGCTGGGGGACGAGAAGGCGTATCAAAAAATGACAATGGCCAGTAATCCTTATGGAGACGGGTCCGCAGCCTTGCGAATAACCGAGATAATTGACGAGAATTAG
- a CDS encoding deoxycytidylate deaminase: MSREKRPSWDSYFMQMAQVVAGRSTCLRRQVGAVIVKDKQILSTGYNGSPSGLQHCDEIGCLRQSLGVPSGERHEICRAVHAEQNALVQAAKHGVAINGADLYTTHQPCVLCTKLLINAGIKRVVFAYLYPDQLAASMAEEAGLDLVKFGEDREDSS, from the coding sequence ATGAGCCGTGAAAAGCGCCCCAGCTGGGATAGTTACTTTATGCAAATGGCCCAAGTGGTAGCAGGACGCTCAACTTGTCTTCGCCGCCAGGTTGGGGCGGTTATAGTTAAGGATAAACAAATTTTAAGTACAGGTTATAATGGGAGTCCTTCAGGATTACAACATTGTGATGAAATTGGTTGTTTACGGCAGAGCTTAGGCGTTCCTTCAGGGGAACGCCATGAGATCTGCCGTGCTGTGCATGCAGAACAAAATGCTTTGGTGCAGGCAGCAAAGCATGGGGTGGCGATTAATGGAGCAGATCTCTACACCACGCATCAGCCTTGTGTATTGTGCACAAAACTATTAATTAACGCTGGAATTAAGCGGGTCGTCTTCGCGTATTTGTATCCGGACCAGCTTGCAGCAAGTATGGCTGAAGAAGCGGGATTGGATCTGGTGAAATTTGGAGAAGATAGAGAAGATAGTTCGTAA